In a single window of the Pseudomonas sp. B21-015 genome:
- the glnA gene encoding glutamate--ammonia ligase, translating to MSKSVQLIKDHDVKWIDLRFTDTKGTQHHVTMPARDALDEAFFEEGKMFDGSSIAGWKGIEASDMILMPDDSTAVLDPFTEEPTLILVCDVIEPSTMQGYDRDPRAIAKRAEEYLKSTGIGDTVFVGPEPEFFIFDEVKFKSDISGSMFKIYSEQGSWMSDQDVEGGNKGHRPGVKGGYFPVPPFDHDHEIRTSMCNAMEEMGLTIEVHHHEVATAGQNEIGVKFNTLVAKADEVQTLKYCVHNVADAYGRTATFMPKPLYGDNGSGMHVHLSIAKDGKNTFAGEGYAGLSDTALYFIGGIIKHGKALNGFTNPSTNSYKRLVPGFEAPVMLAYSARNRSASIRIPYVSSPRARRIEARFPDPAANPYLGFAALLMAGLDGIQNKIHPGDAADKNLYDLPPEEAKEIPQVCGSLKEALEELDKGRAFLTKGGVFSDDFIDAYIALKSEEEIKVRTFVHPLEYELYYSC from the coding sequence ATGTCGAAGTCGGTTCAACTCATCAAAGATCATGACGTCAAGTGGATTGATCTGCGCTTCACGGACACCAAAGGCACTCAGCACCACGTGACCATGCCGGCTCGCGATGCGCTGGATGAAGCTTTCTTCGAAGAAGGCAAAATGTTCGACGGTTCCTCCATCGCAGGCTGGAAAGGCATCGAAGCTTCCGACATGATCCTGATGCCGGACGACAGCACTGCCGTTCTCGACCCGTTCACCGAAGAGCCGACCCTGATCCTGGTTTGCGACGTGATCGAACCTTCGACCATGCAAGGCTACGACCGTGACCCACGTGCGATCGCCAAGCGTGCCGAGGAATACCTGAAGTCGACCGGTATTGGCGACACCGTATTTGTGGGCCCGGAGCCTGAGTTCTTCATCTTCGACGAAGTGAAGTTCAAGTCCGACATCTCCGGCTCGATGTTCAAAATCTACTCCGAACAAGGTTCGTGGATGTCCGACCAGGACGTGGAAGGCGGCAACAAAGGCCACCGTCCAGGCGTCAAAGGCGGCTACTTCCCTGTTCCGCCGTTCGATCACGACCACGAAATCCGTACCTCCATGTGCAACGCCATGGAAGAAATGGGCCTGACCATCGAAGTTCACCACCACGAAGTGGCGACTGCCGGTCAGAACGAAATCGGCGTGAAGTTCAACACCCTGGTTGCCAAGGCTGACGAAGTTCAGACCCTCAAGTACTGCGTACACAACGTTGCTGACGCCTACGGCCGCACCGCGACCTTCATGCCCAAGCCTCTGTACGGCGACAACGGCTCGGGTATGCACGTTCACCTGTCCATCGCCAAAGATGGCAAGAACACCTTCGCTGGCGAAGGCTATGCCGGCCTGTCCGACACCGCTCTGTACTTCATCGGCGGCATCATCAAGCACGGTAAGGCCCTGAACGGCTTCACCAACCCGTCGACCAACTCCTACAAGCGTCTGGTCCCAGGTTTCGAAGCGCCAGTGATGCTGGCCTACTCGGCTCGCAACCGTTCCGCTTCGATCCGTATTCCTTACGTGTCCAGCCCTCGCGCTCGCCGTATCGAAGCCCGCTTCCCGGATCCGGCAGCCAACCCGTACCTGGGCTTCGCTGCACTGCTGATGGCTGGCCTGGACGGCATCCAGAACAAGATCCACCCAGGCGACGCGGCTGACAAAAACCTGTACGACCTGCCGCCTGAAGAGGCGAAAGAGATCCCACAAGTTTGCGGCAGCCTGAAAGAAGCCCTGGAAGAGCTGGACAAAGGTCGTGCGTTCCTGACCAAAGGCGGCGTTTTCAGCGACGACTTCATCGACGCTTACATCGCCCTGAAAAGCGAAGAAGAAATCAAGGTTCGCACCTTCGTACACCCACTGGAATATGAGCTGTACTACAGCTGCTGA
- a CDS encoding chorismate mutase, translated as MRLRPCLALLTALLTNSAFADPAPAALAPLLGTIEERLAIADQVALSKWDSGKPVEDRQREREVIAGAVTLAPAYKLSNEAVEQFFSAQIEANKLVQYAHLSDWHAQGKAPDAPRPDLVGQIRPQLDRLQKRLLQQLADFSPYRNDPQCPSWLAKANKTGAQVSLRELAKVRATAELCSTSR; from the coding sequence ATGCGCCTACGCCCATGCCTTGCCTTGCTCACTGCCTTACTGACCAACAGCGCTTTTGCCGACCCGGCACCTGCCGCCCTCGCCCCATTACTTGGCACCATCGAGGAGCGCCTGGCGATTGCCGATCAGGTCGCGTTGAGCAAATGGGACAGCGGCAAACCCGTCGAGGACCGTCAGCGCGAGCGCGAGGTGATTGCCGGTGCCGTCACCCTGGCACCTGCCTATAAATTGAGCAACGAAGCTGTCGAGCAATTTTTCTCGGCGCAGATCGAGGCCAATAAACTGGTGCAGTACGCGCACCTGTCTGACTGGCATGCCCAAGGCAAGGCACCCGACGCCCCTCGCCCCGATCTCGTCGGGCAGATCCGCCCACAACTTGATCGGTTACAAAAACGCCTGCTGCAACAACTGGCCGACTTCAGCCCTTATCGCAACGACCCGCAGTGCCCCTCCTGGCTGGCCAAGGCCAATAAAACCGGCGCCCAAGTGTCGCTGCGCGAACTCGCCAAGGTGCGCGCCACCGCTGAGTTGTGCAGCACCAGCCGCTGA
- a CDS encoding DUF4124 domain-containing protein: MRSLLLCLLVLIALPAAAQIYKYTDANGNTAYSNQPPDGVKAQPVELPPLNSVERQSPSEPVAPVQASSRDQPHSAYQVLELTGLPTEEALRANNGTFTVSVLINPRLQGSHRLRLLLDDQPYGQPSNVPILQLVNIDRGEHRFAVQVIDGQNVVQQSPTVTLTVQRVHKP, encoded by the coding sequence ATGCGCTCATTGTTGTTATGCCTGCTCGTACTGATCGCCCTGCCCGCCGCCGCGCAGATCTATAAGTACACCGATGCCAACGGCAACACTGCCTACAGCAATCAACCGCCCGATGGCGTTAAAGCTCAACCGGTCGAATTGCCACCGCTCAACAGTGTCGAGCGTCAGTCGCCAAGCGAGCCGGTAGCACCTGTACAAGCCAGTAGCCGCGACCAGCCCCACAGCGCCTATCAAGTGTTGGAGCTGACTGGCCTGCCCACCGAAGAAGCCTTGCGCGCCAACAACGGCACGTTCACCGTCAGCGTATTGATCAATCCGCGCCTGCAAGGCTCTCACCGATTGAGGCTGTTACTGGACGATCAACCCTACGGCCAGCCGAGCAACGTACCGATTCTGCAATTGGTGAACATCGACCGCGGCGAACACCGCTTTGCGGTTCAGGTGATCGATGGGCAAAACGTCGTACAGCAGAGCCCCACCGTGACTCTCACCGTACAACGGGTGCATAAGCCTTGA
- a CDS encoding DUF4124 domain-containing protein, whose product MRAWLLAACLISLPAIAEVFTYIDAQGNRVFTDQPGTRNAKRVPLATSNRMSANPSGAVPMTAAKQNPAKPLFHYDMLRVLVPEPDATIRSNAGELIASVTSEPALQRGHRYRLLLDGQPTAEPGPSPVFALSNIDRGTHNLSVEILDEQGRIVERTANQPFHMLRISLAQKRQAKPCVLTDYGQRPECPLKDKPEEEKSFF is encoded by the coding sequence TTGAGGGCCTGGTTGTTGGCCGCGTGCCTGATCAGCCTGCCGGCAATAGCCGAGGTCTTCACCTACATCGACGCCCAGGGCAATCGGGTCTTCACCGATCAACCGGGCACCCGTAACGCCAAGCGTGTGCCACTGGCAACGAGCAATCGAATGTCGGCCAACCCGAGCGGCGCGGTGCCCATGACCGCCGCGAAACAGAACCCGGCCAAACCACTGTTTCATTACGACATGCTCCGTGTGCTGGTGCCAGAGCCGGATGCCACGATCCGTAGCAATGCCGGTGAACTGATCGCCAGCGTTACCAGCGAACCCGCCCTGCAACGGGGCCATCGTTACCGTTTGCTGCTGGACGGCCAGCCCACCGCCGAACCCGGTCCGAGCCCGGTGTTCGCCCTGAGCAACATCGACCGTGGCACCCATAACCTGTCGGTGGAAATCCTCGACGAACAGGGCCGTATCGTCGAACGCACGGCCAATCAACCGTTCCACATGCTGCGCATTTCCCTGGCACAGAAACGCCAGGCCAAACCCTGCGTGCTCACCGACTACGGCCAACGGCCGGAATGCCCTCTCAAAGACAAACCCGAAGAAGAAAAGAGCTTCTTTTAA
- the glnL gene encoding nitrogen regulation protein NR(II) translates to MTISDALHRLLLDNLTTATILLDAELRLEYMNPAAEMLLAISGQRSHGQFISELFTESTEALNSLRQAVEQAHPFTKREAMLTALTGQTLTVDYAVTPILSNGDTMLLLEVHPRDRLLRITKEEAQLSKQETSKMLVRGLAHEIKNPLGGIRGAAQLLARELPEESLRDYTNVIIEEADRLRNLVDRMLGSNKLPSLAMCNVHEVLERVCHLVEAESQGCITLVRDYDPSIPDVLIDREQMIQAVLNIVRNAMQAISSQNELRLGRISLRTRAMRQFTIGHVRHRLVTKIEIIDNGPGIPAELQETIFFPMVSGRPDGTGLGLAITQNIISQHQGLIECDSHPGHTTFSIFLPLEQGATST, encoded by the coding sequence ATGACCATTAGCGACGCACTACACCGCTTGCTACTCGACAACCTGACCACCGCAACCATTTTGCTCGACGCCGAACTGCGCCTCGAGTACATGAACCCCGCGGCGGAGATGCTCTTGGCCATCAGCGGCCAGCGAAGCCATGGGCAGTTCATCAGTGAGTTGTTCACCGAATCCACAGAAGCGCTGAACTCCCTGCGCCAGGCGGTCGAGCAGGCGCATCCGTTCACCAAGCGCGAAGCGATGCTCACCGCCCTCACCGGCCAGACCCTGACCGTCGATTACGCGGTGACGCCGATCCTGAGCAATGGCGACACGATGCTGCTGCTGGAGGTTCACCCTCGTGACCGCTTGCTGCGAATCACCAAGGAAGAGGCGCAGCTGTCGAAGCAGGAAACCAGCAAGATGCTGGTGCGCGGCCTCGCTCACGAGATCAAGAACCCTCTCGGAGGGATTCGCGGCGCAGCTCAGTTGCTCGCCCGTGAATTGCCGGAAGAAAGCCTGCGCGATTACACCAACGTGATCATTGAAGAGGCCGACCGCCTGCGCAATCTGGTGGATCGCATGCTCGGCTCCAACAAACTGCCGTCGCTGGCCATGTGCAACGTCCACGAAGTGCTGGAGCGCGTCTGTCATCTGGTGGAGGCCGAAAGCCAGGGCTGCATCACTTTGGTGCGCGACTACGACCCAAGCATTCCCGACGTGTTGATCGACCGCGAACAAATGATTCAGGCGGTGCTGAACATTGTGCGCAACGCGATGCAGGCCATCAGCAGCCAGAACGAGCTGCGCCTTGGCCGCATCAGCCTGCGCACCCGCGCCATGCGCCAGTTCACCATCGGCCATGTGCGCCATCGCCTGGTGACCAAGATCGAAATCATCGACAACGGCCCGGGAATCCCCGCCGAGCTGCAGGAAACCATCTTCTTCCCCATGGTCAGCGGCCGCCCGGACGGTACCGGGCTGGGCCTGGCCATTACCCAGAACATCATCAGCCAGCACCAGGGCCTGATCGAATGTGACAGCCATCCAGGCCACACCACGTTCTCGATCTTTCTGCCACTGGAACAAGGAGCCACATCGACATGA
- the ntrC gene encoding nitrogen regulation protein NR(I), whose translation MSRSETVWIVDDDRSIRWVLEKALQQEGMTTQSFDSADGVMSRLARQQPDVIISDIRMPGASGLDLLARIREQHPRLPVIIMTAHSDLDSAVASYQGGAFEYLPKPFDVDEAVSLVKRANQHAQEQQGLEVVPTLTRTPEIIGEAPAMQEVFRAIGRLSHSNITVLINGESGTGKELVAHALHRHSPRAASPFIALNMAAIPKDLMESELFGHEKGAFTGAANLRRGRFEQADGGTLFLDEIGDMPADTQTRLLRVLADGEFYRVGGHTPVKVDVRIIAATHQNLETLVHAGKFREDLFHRLNVIRIHIPRMSDRREDIPTLAKHFLSRAAQELAVEPKLLKSETEEYLKNLPWPGNVRQLENTCRWITVMASGREVHISDLPPELLSLPQDSAPVTNWEQALRQWADQALARGQSSLLDSAVPAFERIMIETALKHTAGRRRDAAVLLGWGRNTLTRKIKELGMKVDGGDDDEGDEG comes from the coding sequence ATGAGCCGTAGTGAAACCGTGTGGATCGTCGATGACGACCGTTCTATCCGTTGGGTCCTGGAAAAAGCCTTACAGCAGGAAGGCATGACCACGCAAAGCTTCGACAGCGCCGATGGCGTGATGAGCCGCCTGGCGCGCCAGCAGCCGGACGTGATCATCTCCGACATCCGCATGCCGGGTGCCAGCGGTCTGGACCTTCTGGCGCGGATTCGCGAACAACACCCACGGCTGCCGGTCATCATCATGACTGCCCACTCTGACCTGGATAGCGCTGTCGCGTCCTATCAGGGCGGCGCATTCGAATACCTGCCCAAGCCGTTCGATGTCGACGAGGCTGTGTCTCTGGTCAAGCGCGCCAACCAGCACGCTCAGGAACAGCAAGGCCTGGAAGTCGTCCCGACGCTGACCCGCACCCCGGAAATCATCGGCGAAGCGCCGGCGATGCAGGAAGTGTTTCGCGCTATCGGGCGTTTGAGTCACTCCAACATCACCGTGCTGATCAACGGCGAATCCGGTACCGGTAAAGAACTGGTAGCCCACGCCCTGCACCGCCACAGCCCACGGGCGGCGTCGCCGTTCATTGCGTTGAACATGGCAGCGATCCCCAAGGATCTGATGGAGTCCGAGCTGTTCGGCCATGAGAAAGGCGCGTTCACCGGCGCGGCCAACCTGCGTCGCGGGCGTTTTGAACAGGCCGACGGCGGCACGCTGTTCCTCGATGAAATCGGCGACATGCCGGCGGATACTCAGACGCGCTTGCTGCGGGTACTGGCGGACGGTGAGTTTTACCGCGTCGGCGGTCATACGCCGGTGAAAGTCGATGTGCGCATCATCGCAGCGACTCACCAGAACCTGGAAACCCTGGTCCATGCCGGAAAATTCCGTGAGGACTTGTTCCATCGCCTCAACGTGATCCGCATCCACATTCCACGGATGTCTGACCGTCGCGAAGACATCCCGACCCTGGCCAAGCACTTCCTCAGCCGCGCCGCGCAAGAACTGGCGGTGGAACCGAAGCTGCTGAAAAGCGAAACCGAGGAATACCTGAAAAACCTGCCGTGGCCGGGCAACGTGCGTCAGTTGGAGAACACCTGCCGCTGGATCACCGTAATGGCTTCGGGTCGCGAAGTGCACATCAGCGACCTGCCACCCGAGCTGCTGAGCCTGCCGCAGGATTCGGCACCGGTGACCAACTGGGAGCAAGCGCTACGTCAGTGGGCCGATCAGGCGTTGGCGCGCGGTCAATCGAGCCTGCTCGACAGCGCCGTGCCGGCCTTCGAGCGGATCATGATCGAAACCGCCCTCAAACACACCGCCGGCCGCCGCCGCGACGCCGCCGTGTTGCTGGGTTGGGGCCGTAATACCTTGACGCGCAAGATCAAGGAATTGGGGATGAAGGTAGATGGTGGGGATGATGATGAGGGGGATGAGGGTTAA
- the trmL gene encoding tRNA (uridine(34)/cytosine(34)/5-carboxymethylaminomethyluridine(34)-2'-O)-methyltransferase TrmL has protein sequence MFHVILFQPEIPPNTGNVIRLCANSGCHLHLIEPLGFEMDDKRLRRAGLDYHEYATLQRHADLASCLESLGHPRLFAFTTKGSRPFHEASFAEGDAFLFGPESRGLPAEVLEALPGEQRLRLPMREGCRSLNLSNTVAIAVYEAWRQLGFK, from the coding sequence ATGTTTCACGTCATCCTTTTCCAACCAGAAATTCCGCCGAATACCGGCAACGTTATCAGGCTGTGCGCCAACAGTGGCTGCCACCTGCATTTGATCGAACCGCTGGGCTTCGAGATGGACGACAAGCGCCTGCGCCGGGCCGGCCTCGATTACCATGAGTATGCCACCCTGCAACGCCACGCAGACCTTGCCAGCTGCCTGGAAAGCCTCGGCCATCCTCGGCTGTTCGCCTTTACCACCAAGGGCTCGCGGCCATTTCACGAGGCCAGCTTCGCCGAAGGCGATGCGTTCCTGTTCGGCCCGGAAAGCCGTGGCTTGCCGGCCGAAGTGCTCGAGGCCCTGCCCGGCGAACAGCGTCTGCGCTTGCCGATGCGCGAAGGTTGCCGCAGCCTGAACCTGTCCAACACCGTGGCCATCGCCGTGTACGAAGCCTGGCGTCAGCTCGGGTTCAAGTAA
- the secB gene encoding protein-export chaperone SecB: MTDQQNTAASEEETAPQFSLQRIYVRDLSFEAPKSPAIFRQQWEPSVGLDLNTRQKALEGDFHEVVLTLSVTVKNGEEVAFIAEVQQAGIFLIKNLDDASMSHTLGAFCPNILFPYARETLDSLVTRGSFPALMLAPVNFDALYAQELQRMQAAGETPTVQ; the protein is encoded by the coding sequence ATGACTGACCAACAGAACACTGCAGCTAGCGAAGAAGAAACCGCACCGCAATTCTCCTTGCAGCGCATCTACGTACGTGACTTGTCCTTCGAGGCCCCGAAAAGCCCGGCGATCTTCCGCCAGCAGTGGGAGCCGAGCGTCGGTCTGGATCTGAACACCCGCCAGAAGGCTCTGGAAGGCGACTTCCACGAAGTCGTGCTGACCCTGTCGGTTACCGTGAAAAACGGTGAAGAAGTGGCGTTCATTGCTGAAGTGCAACAGGCCGGGATCTTCCTGATCAAGAACCTGGATGACGCTTCGATGAGCCACACCCTGGGCGCGTTCTGCCCGAACATCCTGTTCCCGTACGCTCGCGAAACCCTGGACAGCCTGGTCACCCGCGGTTCGTTCCCGGCTCTGATGCTGGCCCCGGTGAACTTCGACGCGCTGTACGCACAAGAGCTGCAACGCATGCAGGCGGCTGGCGAGACTCCAACTGTTCAGTAA
- the grxC gene encoding glutaredoxin 3: protein MNNVVVYSSDYCPYCSRAKYLLENKGVAFEEIKVDGKPQVRAAMAQKAGRTSVPQIWIGSTHVGGCDDLFALERAGKLDAMLKA from the coding sequence ATGAACAACGTCGTCGTCTATTCCAGCGATTACTGCCCTTATTGCTCGCGAGCCAAGTACCTGCTCGAGAACAAAGGCGTAGCCTTCGAAGAGATCAAGGTCGATGGCAAGCCGCAGGTGCGTGCCGCGATGGCTCAGAAGGCCGGGCGTACGTCCGTGCCGCAGATCTGGATCGGCAGCACCCACGTTGGCGGCTGTGATGATTTGTTTGCCCTGGAGCGCGCCGGTAAGCTCGACGCCATGCTCAAGGCCTGA
- a CDS encoding rhodanese-like domain-containing protein, with translation MVDHLIQFATNHYILVGIFVVLAALLLAYQMQGGGRSLSTGELTGLVNKDAGVVVDIRPTKDFAAGHIVGALNIPQDKLTARVGELEKHKAKTIILVDAMGQTAGTHARELMKSGFTAAKLSGGISSWKADNLPLVK, from the coding sequence ATGGTTGATCACCTGATTCAATTCGCCACCAACCACTACATTCTCGTGGGTATCTTCGTTGTACTGGCGGCCCTGCTATTGGCCTATCAGATGCAAGGCGGCGGCCGCAGCCTGAGCACCGGTGAACTGACCGGGCTGGTCAACAAGGACGCAGGCGTGGTGGTCGACATTCGTCCGACCAAGGATTTTGCCGCCGGTCACATCGTTGGCGCGTTGAACATTCCTCAGGACAAACTGACCGCTCGCGTCGGCGAACTGGAAAAGCACAAGGCCAAGACCATTATCCTGGTCGACGCCATGGGCCAGACTGCCGGCACTCATGCCCGCGAACTGATGAAATCCGGTTTCACCGCCGCCAAGCTGTCCGGCGGTATTTCCAGCTGGAAGGCCGACAATCTGCCGCTGGTGAAGTGA
- the gpmI gene encoding 2,3-bisphosphoglycerate-independent phosphoglycerate mutase — MTTTPKPLVLMILDGFGHSDSQESNAIYAAKKPVLDRLWATVPNGLISGSGMDVGLPDGQMGNSEVGHMNLGAGRVVYQDFTRVTKAIRDGEFFENPTICAAVDKAVAAGKAVHFMGLLSDGGVHSHQDHLIAMAELAYKRGAEKIYLHAFLDGRDTPPKSAQSSIELLDATFEALGKGRIASIIGRYYAMDRDNRWDRVSQAYNLIVDGASEFNAATAQEGLQAAYERGESDEFVKATSIGEPVKVEDGDAVVFMNFRADRARELTRVFVEDDFKEFERARKPKLAGFVMLTQYAASIPAPSAFAAGSLDNVLGDYLAKNGKTQLRIAETEKYAHVTFFFSGGREEPFPGEERILIPSPKVATYDLQPEMSAPEVTDRIVDAIANQRYDVIVVNYANGDMVGHSGVFEAAVKAVECLDLCVGRIVDALEKVGGEALITADHGNVEQMSDASTGQAHTAHTTEPVPFIYVGKRDLKVREGGVLADVAPTMLMLLGLEKPAEMTGTSILV, encoded by the coding sequence ATGACTACCACGCCTAAACCTTTGGTCCTGATGATTCTCGACGGCTTCGGTCACAGTGACAGCCAGGAATCCAACGCCATCTATGCGGCGAAGAAGCCCGTACTGGACCGCCTGTGGGCCACCGTGCCGAACGGCCTGATCTCGGGCAGCGGCATGGACGTCGGCTTGCCGGACGGCCAGATGGGTAACTCCGAAGTCGGCCACATGAACCTCGGCGCCGGCCGGGTGGTGTATCAGGACTTCACCCGCGTGACCAAAGCGATCCGCGACGGCGAGTTCTTCGAGAACCCGACCATCTGCGCCGCGGTGGATAAAGCCGTTGCTGCCGGCAAAGCCGTGCACTTCATGGGTTTGCTGTCCGATGGCGGCGTTCACAGCCACCAGGACCACCTGATCGCCATGGCTGAACTGGCCTACAAGCGCGGCGCCGAAAAAATCTACCTGCACGCCTTCCTCGACGGCCGCGACACGCCGCCGAAAAGCGCCCAGTCGTCGATCGAACTGCTGGACGCGACCTTCGAGGCCCTCGGCAAAGGCCGGATCGCCAGCATCATTGGCCGTTACTACGCCATGGACCGCGACAACCGTTGGGATCGTGTGTCCCAGGCCTACAACCTGATTGTCGATGGCGCCAGCGAATTCAACGCTGCCACCGCCCAGGAAGGCCTGCAAGCCGCTTATGAGCGGGGCGAGAGCGACGAATTTGTCAAAGCCACCAGCATCGGTGAGCCGGTCAAGGTTGAAGACGGCGACGCCGTGGTCTTCATGAACTTCCGCGCCGACCGGGCTCGCGAACTGACCCGCGTATTCGTCGAGGACGATTTCAAGGAATTCGAACGCGCTCGCAAGCCGAAGCTTGCCGGCTTCGTCATGCTGACCCAATACGCCGCCAGCATCCCCGCGCCGTCGGCCTTCGCCGCGGGCAGCCTGGACAACGTGCTGGGCGATTACCTGGCGAAAAACGGCAAGACGCAGCTGCGCATCGCCGAAACCGAGAAATACGCCCACGTGACTTTCTTCTTCTCCGGCGGTCGCGAAGAACCGTTCCCGGGCGAAGAACGCATCCTGATCCCGTCGCCGAAAGTCGCCACCTATGACTTGCAGCCCGAGATGAGTGCCCCGGAAGTCACCGACCGCATCGTCGACGCCATTGCAAACCAGCGTTACGACGTGATCGTGGTCAACTACGCCAACGGCGACATGGTCGGCCACAGCGGTGTGTTCGAGGCAGCAGTCAAAGCGGTCGAGTGCCTGGACCTGTGCGTCGGCCGCATCGTCGATGCGCTGGAAAAAGTCGGCGGCGAAGCGTTGATTACTGCCGACCATGGCAACGTCGAGCAAATGTCCGACGCCTCCACCGGCCAGGCCCACACTGCCCACACCACCGAGCCGGTGCCGTTCATCTATGTCGGCAAGCGTGACTTGAAGGTTCGCGAAGGCGGCGTGCTGGCCGACGTGGCGCCGACCATGCTGATGTTGTTGGGGCTTGAGAAGCCGGCCGAGATGACGGGCACTTCGATTCTGGTGTAA
- a CDS encoding murein hydrolase activator EnvC has product MLRVLIALALTCLLQPAFADERTQTQQQLDATRQDIAELKKLLGKLQEEKSGVQKDLKGTETEMGKLEKQVEALQKELKKSESELQRLDGEKKKLQSARIEQQRLIAIQARAAYQNGRQEYLKLLLNQQNPEKFARTLTYYDYLSQARLEQLKNFNETLRQLANVEKDIGLQQAQLLVQKSSLDSQRDELDKVRKERQQVLAKLNDDVKARDQKLATREQDQADLSKVLKTIEETLARQAREAEEARQKALIAQQEAEKKRLREAQAEADATDAPRKPAKSTPGALVSSSGETFGGPFASTRGRLPWPVDGRLLARFGETRGDDARTKWDGVMISASAGSQVHAVHGGRVVFADWLRGAGLLVILDHGNGFLSLYGHNQTLLKSAGDVVKAGESISTVGNSGGQDTPALYFAIRQQGHPSDPAQWCRAQG; this is encoded by the coding sequence ATGCTTCGCGTCCTGATAGCCCTTGCCCTGACTTGCCTGCTCCAACCGGCCTTTGCCGACGAGCGCACGCAAACCCAACAACAGTTGGACGCCACGCGTCAGGACATTGCCGAGCTGAAAAAACTGCTGGGCAAGCTCCAGGAAGAAAAGTCCGGGGTGCAGAAAGATCTCAAAGGCACCGAAACCGAGATGGGCAAGCTCGAGAAGCAGGTCGAGGCGCTGCAAAAAGAGCTGAAGAAAAGCGAATCCGAGCTGCAGCGACTCGATGGTGAGAAAAAAAAACTCCAGAGCGCGCGCATTGAACAGCAACGACTGATCGCCATCCAGGCCCGCGCGGCCTATCAGAATGGCCGCCAGGAGTACCTGAAACTGCTGCTCAACCAGCAGAACCCGGAAAAATTCGCCCGCACCCTTACCTATTACGACTACCTGAGCCAGGCCCGCCTGGAGCAGCTGAAGAATTTCAACGAAACCCTGCGCCAACTGGCCAATGTCGAAAAAGACATCGGCCTGCAGCAAGCGCAATTGCTGGTGCAGAAAAGCAGCCTCGACAGCCAGCGCGACGAACTCGACAAGGTCCGCAAAGAGCGTCAGCAAGTCCTGGCCAAGCTCAACGACGACGTAAAGGCTCGCGATCAGAAACTGGCGACCCGCGAGCAGGATCAGGCAGACCTGTCTAAAGTCCTTAAAACCATTGAAGAAACCTTGGCCCGTCAGGCCCGAGAGGCAGAAGAAGCGCGGCAAAAAGCGCTGATCGCCCAGCAGGAAGCCGAAAAAAAGCGGTTACGTGAGGCTCAGGCTGAAGCAGATGCCACCGACGCCCCACGCAAACCCGCCAAATCGACACCCGGCGCACTGGTTTCAAGTTCAGGCGAGACCTTTGGCGGCCCCTTCGCTTCCACCCGCGGCAGACTTCCGTGGCCGGTTGATGGTCGACTGCTGGCGCGCTTCGGTGAAACCCGTGGCGACGATGCCCGCACCAAGTGGGATGGCGTGATGATCAGCGCCTCCGCCGGCAGCCAGGTGCATGCCGTTCACGGCGGCCGGGTAGTGTTTGCCGACTGGCTGCGTGGCGCCGGGTTGCTGGTGATTCTCGACCACGGCAACGGTTTTTTGAGCCTTTACGGTCACAACCAGACGCTGCTCAAGTCTGCGGGTGACGTGGTAAAAGCCGGTGAGTCCATCTCCACTGTCGGTAACAGTGGCGGGCAGGACACACCAGCGCTGTATTTCGCTATTCGTCAGCAGGGTCACCCGAGTGATCCAGCGCAATGGTGTCGTGCGCAAGGATAA